In Tripterygium wilfordii isolate XIE 37 chromosome 17, ASM1340144v1, whole genome shotgun sequence, the genomic window ATTGTGTTTGTTTGCACAAGAATAATCTGTAGGAGGCTTCAAGGGGCTGAGTCACGACCAATGTTTGAGATTGATACCAGCATCCAGGTATGTTTGATTCTGTGCACTTTCGGTTTTGTGTGCatgttatgcattttttttgctTGAAAGAATGCCTCAATGATCCTGTCGCGTTCACTCAGATAAATTTGACTGAATCCAATATTCAATTACACTTGGATAGAAATTTTTTTCCCAGATGTGGGTGAAAGGCTTGAAGCATCCACCTATTCTTTTGATGCATACTAAAGCTTTTGATGCTCACTGATGGCCAATTTGTTCACTCAAAttctggttttgatttttttttttttttctgtttggttATTGTATATCATGTCAAAACTGAGATATGTTAAAAGGCGGAGAAATGAGTCGGCTTGAGTCATTCAATGTAGAATGTAAATATGTGATGCTAATTGGTATAACAATCTATCTAATTTCATTTAATCTGGCTACATAAACCAAACCTTTGCAAGAATTGCTTCTGTATCTACTCTGATAAAAGTTACAACACTAGCATTCTAGTTTGGAGATTTGAATTATTCATGTTTTGATCTTTGTTGACAGCCAGAGCATCGAATTAATGGCCTTGAACCAGTTCTGGTTGCTGGGATCCCCACAATGAGATACAACCATGAGGCATTCAGTTCCATAGAAGATGCACAGTAAGTGTAGCCTGCTGCTATATTTAGCTACATTAGTGCAAGCAAACTTTCTTCTGGTTGCCTTTACTTCACCCAAGATTTTTCCCTATCGATCAAGGAGACGTACCTCCTCTAATATTCTCATTTGATTCAATCTTAATCTTAATCGACTTGGTGAAATATAGTGTTTGAAAATCACACAAATCCTTTGCCCCATCAGTACCAAATTTTCGGGTAGTATGCAAAAATAGTAGGTTGACATGTAACCAGGGCTTGGATTACTATCTAATTTTTATGCTTGATTACAACTTTTCAATACATTCTTGTGTATCTAATTGCGTGATGCTGCGTTGTTATATATAGTTAGAGACATCAAGTTAAATCAGTCTGACATTAGTCGAAACCGTCTCTGACATCTTTCTCCTGCAGGTGCTCAATATGTTTAGGGGAGTACCAAGAGAAAGAAGTTCTGCGAATTATGCCTCACTGCGGCCACAATTTCCATGTCTCTTGTATAGATACCTGGCTGAGAAAACAATCAACGTGTCCAGTCTGTCGTTTCCCCCTACAACACTCTTTGGAAACTAAACATGTGAGGCAAGCAACATTCAGTATGTCTCAATCTGCTGATAGACCCGAAGCTCCAATCGAACATTCTCGCCAATGGTTGCTTCCTGGTTCTGAGCGCTCACTAGGAAATATAAGCCGCGAAGTGCATCTTGACATTGTTCCTGGAAACACACAACCTAATCCAGGAGCGCCAGAAACAAGGGAATAACCATGCAAACAGAACAAACATCTGGATTTGCATCCTACTACCGGTTCATGTAGTTCGAGCCTTCATGATTTACTTGAAAGCTACTGAGACATCGGCATGAAGAATCTGATATTTTGTGCATCTCATCTGTACATAAAACCGTCTTCTGTCGCTTTCTTAGACTTGGTACTGATAGAGGGCAGGCTTATTTGTTGTGACAAACTTTGTAAGAACTTATCCGACCGGAACACATCTATAGAACATCATAGTTCAACCTTAGCCCTAATAGGAATTCCTAAATTTACACATACAGTTTTGTGGTTGAAGCTATTTGCAATCCATATTACTGAGAATTTTGGAGCATGCTTTGTGTTTCTTTCATTCAGCCGTCATGATGCCGATTAATGCAGAACAGAACAATAGACTAGAGAATAATCACCCATGGTGTTTCTTAACAGCCAACAAATAGATTAAGTCTACTGGTCTGGAGTTTTGAAGATGTACTGATCAACTCAATTGATTATAACTTCCATCAAAGTTCATTATTGAAGCATCTGAAGCATATAATGGATGCatttggcagtgtgtttgcaCCTGTCAACCGCTTTTGCCTTGGACGCACCATGTTCGGATAAAACAATGTTTGGCCGAGCCTGTGTTACGGTATCTCCCCACTGCGGTGAAAATGCAGGGAGTTGTTTCCAATCCTGACGCAATGCGATTAACAAAATTTTCGACGTCAAAacacgagttttttttttcaatttttctctcaattaattttattattccaTATATACTTttacaaaaattaattgatattaacaaaaaaaaaaaattctattttACTCTCACCTTGCAACCATATTTTTACTGATGCACGAAACACTTTTTGTCACTACAACTCGCCTCGTCTCACGATAATTTCGGAATTCGCCCCACCTCACCGCTATTAGTAAAAACACAACACACTCCCATACAAACCCAGTAAGAGCCTTCAATTTTCTGTGTGTTCAAATTCTCTTAAACAACACAAGCTCTTTTTCTTACCTTCTAAGTCAAGCAATAAGTATGTGCAAGCAACTTGATTAATTTAGGCATAAATTAATGGGATTGTTAAAACAAATATAGTTCGACCCTAAACTTTTCCATCATGTTTGGAGCTTGCTTTGTGTTTCCATGTGTTTAGCCTCTCACAAGTAGATTCATTTTAAATGGTAGTCATGTATTGTATTCTTTAAAATCCAATTATTAATAGataaaaaacttttaaaaatctGGTCCCCAAATGAAGATTAATTCAATTCTTTTGCCCACTTGACAGATTCATGCTGATATTATCAATGGAACTAATTTGTATGTATtcagttctatatatatatatagcttagaCTTAAAGGTAGGCTACTCTAGCTAGAATTATGAGGTATTGGGTTCGAACCTCATTAGATAGGGTGAGATGTGAGATTTATTTATGTTGAGTGGATTAAACTCCGTGTGtgtattgaaaaaaaatcatagaccTAAGTGTATTCGTAGACCTAAGTGTATTCGTATATTCAAAATTTCAGTAAGAGAATATGAGTCCAAACAGTTCAGTCCACGTGGGACCATTTATGGTGAATTCAatcatttacattttttttcttaacaaggtaaagatgtgtcTTTGGCTCTAATACAGGTTTTGATACAAaccatttttttgaaataccacggAGAATTACGTTTATAGTTGGAATTgaacattggacacacatatgcttagcacaatcgattgtcaaccaagccAACTCTCATTGGTAGATACAAACCTTAAAAATCAAGCATACTGAGTGATTGAGAGTTATAATAAGGGATCAAATTGTCACCTCCCAATAGTAACCCAGCATTCCGATCGGTCGACAAGTGGCACGTGTCATTCCAGGCGTGTCGTGTGCAAAATATCCCATTCACTAACAAACAAACATTACATTTCCACCCTTAGAGGGATGAAAATTCGGGGAATCTAATGTTAACCCTAGGATGACCATAGTACTAATCCAAGGGCCAAAGTACTCAATAAAACGAcaaatcttttttaaaaaatttaaaaaagagtCACGTAATTACCTATTGTTTAAGGTTATAAAACAAAAGTTTAATGAGTCCAGATACAAAAGCAAAGTTTAAACTAGTAAATAATGATCAATTCGTGT contains:
- the LOC119981662 gene encoding RING-H2 finger protein ATL39-like, giving the protein MFGSGMNLITTIIGFGMSVTFIVFVCTRIICRRLQGAESRPMFEIDTSIQPEHRINGLEPVLVAGIPTMRYNHEAFSSIEDAQCSICLGEYQEKEVLRIMPHCGHNFHVSCIDTWLRKQSTCPVCRFPLQHSLETKHVRQATFSMSQSADRPEAPIEHSRQWLLPGSERSLGNISREVHLDIVPGNTQPNPGAPETRE